One stretch of Candidatus Polarisedimenticolia bacterium DNA includes these proteins:
- a CDS encoding alpha/beta fold hydrolase produces MISADFDGFRPAPYLPGRHLQTIVPAFFPPSWPPRESETLQVEAAPGNRLLLRVDRPAAPRGTLVLVHGLGGSADSGYMRRTASLALSRGWITVRVNLRNCGGTEALARTLYNAGQSDDAGSVLESLAEAGFARPFTIVGFSLGGNLVLRYAGMAGGRCHAAAIAAVNPPVDLEASVRSLERWNNAVYHGYFTWRLCSLLRRIRRVRIVPGPAADPLRIRSVRRFDELFTAPDAGYASADDYYRHASAAPFLETIAVPTLILSSRDDPFVPAEIFRSAREACPRLTLVQPGRGGHVGYWQAHPPRFWAGWAVLEYLEEVLGWSERPAGGNPDAISRVF; encoded by the coding sequence TTGATTTCTGCTGATTTCGACGGCTTTCGTCCCGCTCCCTACCTTCCCGGCAGGCACCTTCAGACGATCGTGCCGGCCTTCTTCCCTCCTTCCTGGCCCCCAAGGGAAAGCGAGACCTTGCAGGTGGAGGCGGCGCCTGGAAATCGCCTGCTGCTGCGGGTGGATCGTCCGGCGGCGCCCCGCGGGACCCTCGTCCTGGTCCATGGTCTGGGAGGCTCCGCCGATTCGGGCTACATGCGGCGCACCGCGTCGCTGGCCCTCTCACGGGGCTGGATCACCGTCCGCGTCAACCTGAGGAACTGCGGAGGGACCGAGGCACTCGCGCGGACGCTCTACAACGCCGGGCAATCGGACGATGCCGGAAGCGTCCTGGAATCGCTGGCTGAGGCGGGGTTTGCCCGACCCTTTACGATCGTGGGATTCTCCCTGGGGGGCAACCTGGTCCTCCGTTACGCCGGGATGGCCGGCGGGCGCTGCCACGCCGCGGCGATCGCCGCCGTCAACCCCCCGGTCGATCTGGAAGCCAGCGTGCGCAGCCTGGAGCGCTGGAACAACGCCGTCTATCACGGCTATTTCACCTGGCGCCTGTGCAGCCTCCTGCGGCGCATCCGCCGGGTCCGGATAGTTCCCGGGCCGGCCGCCGACCCTTTGCGAATCCGATCGGTCCGGCGTTTCGACGAGCTGTTCACCGCTCCCGATGCCGGCTATGCATCGGCCGATGACTACTACCGGCACGCCAGCGCCGCCCCGTTTCTCGAAACGATCGCCGTTCCGACCCTGATTCTCTCCTCCCGGGACGATCCCTTCGTCCCCGCCGAGATCTTCCGATCGGCGCGCGAAGCGTGTCCCCGTCTGACCCTGGTGCAGCCGGGCCGCGGGGGCCATGTCGGTTACTGGCAAGCCCATCCGCCCCGCTTCTGGGCCGGCTGGGCGGTGCTCGAGTATCTGGAGGAGGTGCTTGGGTGGTCCGAAAGACCCGCCGGAGGAAACCCGGATGCAATCTCCCGCGTATTCTAA